One segment of Phaeacidiphilus oryzae TH49 DNA contains the following:
- a CDS encoding TetR/AcrR family transcriptional regulator — translation MSTLPAEQPQIPEPAWRKRAVERSTAAAKRRAEQRIQRFLDAAQELISEKGTIDFTVQEIVERSKQSLRSFYQHFDGKHELLLALFEDSLSRTAVQLREAAARQQDPIKRLRTAVESLYERSRPRADGQGPLFTDFALHLLVRHPDQVATAHEPLLGFFTDLIREAADAGAIEAGHPHRTASLVVQTALLAAQTPGAGSAAEPLTAEEVWRFCLGGISGATPGGRRAA, via the coding sequence GTGAGCACACTCCCCGCAGAGCAGCCCCAGATCCCCGAGCCGGCGTGGCGCAAGCGCGCCGTCGAGCGCTCCACCGCGGCCGCCAAGCGCCGCGCCGAGCAGCGCATCCAGCGCTTCCTGGACGCGGCCCAGGAGCTCATCTCGGAGAAGGGCACCATCGACTTCACCGTGCAGGAGATCGTCGAGCGCTCGAAGCAGTCGCTGCGCAGCTTCTACCAGCACTTCGACGGCAAGCACGAGCTTCTGCTGGCGCTCTTCGAGGACTCGCTCTCCAGGACCGCGGTCCAGCTGCGCGAGGCGGCCGCCCGGCAGCAGGACCCGATCAAGCGCCTGAGGACGGCGGTCGAGTCGCTCTACGAGCGGTCCCGGCCGCGGGCGGACGGGCAGGGCCCGCTCTTCACCGACTTCGCGCTGCACCTGCTGGTCCGGCATCCGGACCAGGTGGCCACGGCGCACGAGCCGCTGCTGGGGTTCTTCACCGACCTGATCCGGGAGGCGGCCGACGCCGGCGCGATCGAGGCGGGACACCCGCACCGGACGGCCTCCCTGGTCGTCCAGACCGCGCTGCTGGCCGCCCAGACCCCGGGCGCCGGCAGCGCGGCGGAGCCGCTGACCGCCGAGGAGGTCTGGCGGTTCTGCCTCGGCGGCATCTCCGGCGCGACGCCGGGCGGGCGGCGAGCGGCGTAG
- a CDS encoding helix-turn-helix transcriptional regulator, with translation MADLHQDAVTWRNRFLMLLDRLPQPIAICDAHGTVRACNAALAAECGTVPGALRGVDLLTLFEPVDRAQLRRITEAIRLRRRSRYPVTVVWTAADGTARRAEVSVDPVSDSVQEVPSLLVQLRFAEGGKTEPARAAAGGGEVSPIEAQTLALLAGGATTDQAARALGLTRDGVTYHLRRLSARWGAANRTELVARGYACGALAPGCWPPRPA, from the coding sequence GTGGCGGACTTGCACCAGGACGCGGTGACGTGGCGGAACCGGTTCCTCATGCTGCTGGACCGGCTTCCGCAGCCGATCGCGATCTGCGACGCCCACGGCACCGTACGGGCCTGCAACGCCGCGCTGGCCGCCGAGTGCGGGACGGTGCCGGGAGCCCTGCGCGGGGTGGACCTCCTCACCCTCTTCGAACCGGTGGACCGGGCGCAGTTGCGCCGGATCACGGAGGCGATCCGGCTGCGCCGGCGCTCCCGCTACCCGGTCACGGTGGTCTGGACGGCGGCGGACGGCACGGCCAGGCGGGCCGAGGTGAGCGTCGACCCGGTCAGCGACAGCGTGCAGGAGGTGCCCTCGCTGCTGGTCCAACTCCGGTTCGCGGAGGGCGGGAAGACGGAGCCGGCGCGGGCCGCCGCCGGTGGCGGCGAGGTCAGCCCGATCGAGGCGCAGACCCTGGCGCTGCTGGCCGGCGGCGCCACCACCGACCAGGCGGCCCGCGCCCTCGGCCTCACCCGGGACGGCGTCACCTACCACCTCCGCCGGCTCTCCGCCCGCTGGGGCGCGGCCAACCGCACCGAGCTGGTCGCCCGCGGCTACGCCTGCGGCGCCCTCGCCCCCGGATGCTGGCCGCCCCGCCCGGCCTGA
- a CDS encoding YceI family protein, whose amino-acid sequence MVSLFHRRSASRVVADQGGYVSPGSPSATLERPGEHRGPAPADLSGLTGEWMVDPGHSRIGFSVRHAMVTTVRGAFTRFEGRLLLDGSRPERSRAEVSVEIDSVDTGVEQRDAHITGPDFLDAAAYPRMTFASTGVEVSGPDTYRMAGELTLRDVTRPVVLDLAFLGHVIDPFGYERAGFDGTTTINRVDWGLTYNNRLADGGALVSERVRLQLDLAAIRSA is encoded by the coding sequence ATGGTCAGTCTGTTTCACCGCAGGTCGGCGTCGCGAGTCGTCGCCGACCAGGGCGGATACGTGTCGCCGGGGAGCCCGTCGGCAACCCTGGAACGCCCCGGGGAACACCGGGGGCCGGCGCCCGCCGACCTCTCCGGCCTCACCGGGGAGTGGATGGTCGACCCCGGCCACAGCCGGATCGGCTTCTCCGTCCGCCACGCCATGGTGACTACTGTGCGTGGTGCCTTCACCCGCTTCGAGGGGCGGCTGCTGCTGGACGGCAGCCGGCCCGAGCGCTCCCGCGCCGAGGTCTCGGTGGAGATCGACAGCGTGGACACCGGCGTGGAGCAGCGGGACGCCCACATCACCGGCCCGGACTTCCTGGACGCCGCCGCCTACCCCCGGATGACCTTCGCCAGCACCGGCGTCGAGGTGTCCGGCCCGGACACCTACCGGATGGCCGGCGAGCTCACCCTCCGGGACGTCACCCGGCCCGTCGTCCTCGACCTGGCCTTCCTCGGCCACGTCATCGACCCCTTCGGCTACGAGCGGGCCGGCTTCGACGGCACCACCACCATCAACCGGGTGGACTGGGGCCTCACCTACAACAACCGGCTGGCCGACGGCGGAGCGCTGGTCAGCGAGCGGGTCCGGCTCCAGCTGGACCTGGCGGCGATCCGCAGCGCCTGA
- a CDS encoding aldo/keto reductase, whose translation MEYVKLGSTGLDVSRICLGCMSFGEAGRGPHEWTLDEDASRPIIRSAIEAGINFFDTANVYSHGSSEEIVGRALAEFARRDEIVLATKVHGRMAPGPNGAGLSRKAIMAGIDASLARLGTDYVDLYQIHRWDPATPIEETMEALHDVVKAGKARYIGASSMYAWQFSKAQYTAALHGWTRFVSMQDHYNLLYREEEREMLPLCQDQGVGVLPWSPLARGRLTRPWGEDTERSRTDRFGSSLYHEGDRRIVDAVGRVAEERGVPRAQVAMAWLLGRSAVTAPIVGVTKQRHLDDAVAAVGLELSDKDVELLEQHYAPHPVAGH comes from the coding sequence ATGGAGTACGTGAAGCTCGGCAGCACCGGGCTCGACGTCTCCCGGATCTGCCTCGGCTGCATGAGCTTCGGCGAGGCCGGCCGCGGTCCGCACGAGTGGACCCTGGACGAGGACGCCTCCCGGCCGATCATCCGCAGCGCCATCGAGGCCGGCATCAACTTCTTCGACACGGCCAACGTCTACTCGCACGGCTCCAGCGAGGAGATCGTCGGCCGCGCGCTGGCCGAGTTCGCCCGCCGCGACGAGATCGTCCTCGCCACCAAGGTGCACGGCCGGATGGCGCCGGGGCCGAACGGCGCGGGCCTCTCCCGCAAGGCGATCATGGCCGGCATCGACGCCAGCCTGGCCCGCCTCGGGACCGACTACGTCGACCTCTACCAGATCCACCGCTGGGACCCGGCGACTCCGATCGAGGAGACCATGGAGGCCCTCCACGACGTGGTCAAGGCGGGCAAGGCCCGGTACATCGGCGCCAGTTCGATGTACGCCTGGCAGTTCTCCAAGGCCCAGTACACCGCCGCCCTGCACGGCTGGACCCGCTTCGTCTCCATGCAGGACCACTACAACCTCCTCTACCGCGAGGAGGAGCGGGAGATGCTGCCGCTCTGCCAGGACCAGGGCGTCGGCGTGCTCCCCTGGAGCCCGCTGGCCCGCGGCCGGCTGACCCGCCCGTGGGGCGAGGACACCGAGCGCAGCCGCACCGACCGCTTCGGCAGCAGCCTCTACCACGAGGGCGACCGCCGGATCGTGGACGCGGTCGGCCGGGTCGCCGAGGAGCGCGGGGTGCCGCGCGCCCAGGTGGCGATGGCCTGGCTGCTCGGCCGGTCCGCGGTGACCGCGCCGATCGTCGGCGTCACCAAGCAGCGGCACCTGGACGACGCGGTCGCCGCGGTCGGCCTGGAGCTGAGCGACAAGGACGTGGAGCTGCTGGAGCAGCACTACGCCCCGCACCCGGTCGCCGGGCACTGA
- a CDS encoding SAM-dependent methyltransferase, translating into MCADWSPPEFDTGTPHSARIYDWWAGGKDNFPVDREAAQRVAEARPGVLATVRENRAFLRRGVDAMAREHGIRQFLDIGTGLPSPGSTHEIAQAVDPSSRVLYVDNDPMVLAHARARLTDLGDRTVGYLDADLRSPESILASAELKAALDLDRPVALMLLAILHFVPDDDEARGIVRRLMDALAPGSMLMISLWAEDRPPAEQVEATERYADTGIPVRMRTPAECAGFFEGLEPLDPGLVPVSQWRRTAADGAAPSLADVALYGGVARKPGGPKAGRAAAAQDAEK; encoded by the coding sequence GTGTGCGCTGACTGGTCACCGCCGGAGTTCGACACCGGGACTCCGCACTCGGCGCGGATCTACGACTGGTGGGCCGGCGGCAAGGACAACTTCCCGGTCGACCGGGAGGCCGCCCAGCGGGTCGCCGAGGCCCGCCCCGGCGTGCTGGCCACGGTCCGGGAGAACCGGGCCTTCCTCCGCCGCGGGGTGGACGCGATGGCCCGCGAGCACGGGATCCGCCAGTTCCTGGACATCGGCACCGGCCTGCCCTCCCCCGGCAGCACCCACGAGATCGCCCAGGCCGTGGACCCCTCGTCCCGCGTCCTCTACGTGGACAACGACCCGATGGTGCTGGCCCACGCCCGGGCCCGGCTCACCGACCTGGGCGACCGCACCGTCGGCTACCTGGACGCCGACCTGCGCTCCCCGGAGTCGATCCTGGCCTCCGCCGAGCTGAAGGCCGCCCTGGACCTGGACCGGCCGGTGGCGCTGATGCTGCTGGCCATCCTCCACTTCGTCCCGGACGACGACGAGGCGCGGGGGATCGTCCGCCGGCTGATGGACGCGCTGGCGCCGGGCAGCATGCTGATGATCTCGCTGTGGGCCGAGGACCGGCCGCCCGCCGAGCAGGTGGAGGCCACCGAGCGGTACGCGGACACCGGGATACCGGTGCGGATGCGCACCCCGGCGGAGTGCGCCGGCTTCTTCGAGGGGCTGGAACCGCTCGACCCCGGACTGGTGCCGGTCTCCCAGTGGCGCCGCACGGCCGCCGACGGCGCGGCCCCTTCCCTCGCGGACGTGGCGCTGTACGGCGGGGTGGCCCGCAAGCCCGGCGGCCCGAAGGCCGGCCGGGCCGCCGCGGCACAGGACGCGGAGAAGTGA
- a CDS encoding MaoC/PaaZ C-terminal domain-containing protein, whose product MSLDLDAVGRTAGPTEVSWTSTDALLYALGVGAGQDDPLAELELTTENTAGIEQRVLPSYAIVLGQRGPHTDLGDFDRSKLVHAEQALTLHRPLPVAGRVRLTAEVTGIQDKGSGALVTSATTAEDPETGEALFTSESSVFIRGEGGFGGERTPSPPWAPPERDPDHATAVTIRHDQALLYRLSGDRNPLHSDPGFAARGGFPRPILHGMCTYGTTVRVLLRAVGADPRDCASVTGRFTKPVLPGEKLTVQVWSEGGRHWFRTSDSEGAVVLDRGLLTLRDGAGSGA is encoded by the coding sequence ATGAGTCTGGATCTGGACGCCGTCGGTCGCACCGCCGGACCGACCGAGGTCTCCTGGACCTCCACCGACGCCCTGCTGTACGCCCTGGGCGTCGGCGCCGGGCAGGACGACCCGCTCGCCGAGCTGGAGCTGACCACCGAGAACACCGCCGGGATCGAGCAGCGCGTGCTGCCCTCCTACGCCATCGTCCTGGGCCAGCGCGGCCCCCACACCGACCTCGGCGACTTCGACCGCAGCAAGCTGGTCCACGCCGAGCAGGCGCTCACCCTCCACCGGCCGCTGCCGGTGGCCGGCCGGGTCCGGCTCACGGCCGAGGTGACCGGGATCCAGGACAAGGGCTCCGGGGCCCTGGTCACCTCCGCCACCACGGCCGAGGACCCGGAGACCGGGGAGGCCCTCTTCACCTCCGAGTCCTCGGTCTTCATCCGCGGCGAGGGCGGCTTCGGCGGGGAGCGGACGCCCTCCCCGCCCTGGGCGCCGCCGGAACGGGACCCGGACCACGCGACCGCCGTGACGATCCGTCACGACCAGGCGCTGCTCTACCGGTTGAGCGGGGACCGCAACCCGCTGCACTCCGACCCGGGCTTCGCCGCCCGCGGCGGATTCCCTCGCCCGATCCTCCACGGGATGTGCACCTACGGGACCACCGTGCGGGTGCTGCTGCGCGCGGTCGGCGCCGACCCGCGCGACTGCGCCTCCGTCACCGGCCGCTTCACCAAGCCGGTGCTTCCCGGCGAGAAGCTCACCGTCCAGGTGTGGAGCGAGGGCGGCCGGCACTGGTTCCGCACCTCCGACTCGGAGGGCGCGGTGGTGCTCGACCGCGGGCTGCTGACGCTGCGCGACGGCGCCGGGAGCGGCGCATGA
- a CDS encoding beta-1,3-glucanase family protein, whose translation MPAQHSRRSFLARSAGVLGAAAAAAAGGTLLDLGLGGGGSAHAATTLPVTFQNQTGSYPDNQAWAYVVGVAPGGQQCYVRADGTLVPVSPSLNGSDGYADLSIPFAASGDTTLSLPNMSGRIYFSLGEKLKFKVVTDGNGNNALQYPAGWVSGDPSYNVLHDWIEFTFNDTGMYCNTTMVDMFSIPLSIKLTGGSGTQTTGQLVPGGRDGIFSALAGQSDPSWSKLIVGDRLRVIAPGHGIDTGVFPSGYYDSYIDQVWSQYAGEDLSVTVSGTAHTGRVSGGSLVFDGGAASFGKPKTSDVFYCAGALAPGAGISGPLAAQLGAAFNRSTLLTHPTQPVTDAGQFYLSAPTNVYSQVMHQHTVDGKAYGFPFDDAESFAAYVQDTAPTAMTVDLTSFTD comes from the coding sequence ATGCCTGCACAGCACAGTAGAAGGAGCTTCCTCGCCCGCAGCGCCGGAGTGCTGGGGGCGGCGGCCGCCGCCGCAGCCGGCGGCACGCTGCTGGACCTCGGACTCGGCGGCGGCGGTTCCGCGCACGCCGCGACAACGTTGCCGGTCACCTTCCAGAACCAGACCGGCTCCTACCCCGACAACCAGGCCTGGGCGTATGTGGTCGGCGTCGCGCCGGGCGGCCAGCAGTGCTACGTCCGCGCCGACGGCACCCTGGTCCCGGTCAGCCCGTCGCTCAACGGCTCCGACGGCTACGCCGACCTCTCCATCCCGTTCGCCGCCTCCGGCGACACCACGCTGTCGCTGCCCAACATGTCCGGGCGGATCTACTTCTCCCTGGGCGAGAAGCTGAAGTTCAAGGTCGTCACCGACGGCAACGGCAACAACGCCCTCCAGTACCCGGCGGGCTGGGTCAGCGGCGACCCCAGCTACAACGTCCTCCACGACTGGATCGAGTTCACCTTCAACGACACCGGGATGTACTGCAACACCACCATGGTGGACATGTTCAGCATCCCGCTGAGCATCAAGCTGACCGGCGGCTCGGGCACCCAGACGACCGGCCAGCTGGTCCCCGGCGGCCGGGACGGCATCTTCTCGGCGCTGGCCGGGCAGTCCGACCCGAGCTGGTCCAAGCTGATCGTCGGCGACAGGCTGCGGGTGATCGCGCCCGGCCACGGCATCGACACCGGGGTCTTCCCCAGCGGCTACTACGACTCCTACATCGACCAGGTGTGGTCCCAGTACGCCGGCGAGGACCTGTCCGTCACGGTCTCCGGCACCGCCCACACCGGGCGGGTCAGCGGCGGCTCGCTGGTCTTCGACGGCGGCGCGGCCAGCTTCGGCAAGCCGAAGACCTCGGACGTGTTCTACTGCGCGGGCGCGCTGGCGCCCGGGGCCGGGATCTCCGGACCGCTGGCCGCGCAGCTGGGCGCGGCCTTCAACCGCTCCACCCTGCTCACCCACCCGACCCAGCCGGTCACCGACGCCGGGCAGTTCTACCTGTCCGCGCCGACCAACGTCTACTCGCAGGTGATGCACCAGCACACGGTGGACGGCAAGGCCTACGGCTTCCCCTTCGACGACGCGGAGAGCTTCGCCGCCTACGTCCAGGACACCGCGCCGACGGCGATGACGGTCGACCTGACCTCGTTCACGGATTGA
- a CDS encoding Zn-ribbon domain-containing OB-fold protein, whose product MSPAGPHRGKPVPVPTATTRPYWEAAARGELWLQRSAETGEYVFYPRAHSPFGAADTLEWVRVSGRATLDSYVINHRPAPGFEPPYVIAIVRLAEGPRMLASLVGVAPDPERLVLDMPLRVEFEQRGEGEEAVAVPVFRPTTTEDGVPA is encoded by the coding sequence ATGAGCCCGGCGGGCCCGCACCGCGGCAAGCCGGTGCCGGTGCCGACCGCCACCACCCGCCCGTACTGGGAGGCCGCCGCCCGCGGGGAGCTCTGGCTCCAGCGCTCGGCGGAGACCGGGGAGTACGTCTTCTACCCGCGCGCCCACTCCCCCTTCGGCGCCGCCGACACCCTGGAGTGGGTGCGGGTCAGCGGGCGGGCGACGCTGGACTCGTACGTGATCAACCACCGTCCGGCGCCCGGCTTCGAGCCGCCGTACGTGATCGCGATCGTGCGGCTGGCCGAGGGCCCGCGGATGCTGGCGAGCCTGGTCGGCGTCGCACCGGACCCCGAGCGGCTGGTGCTGGACATGCCGCTGCGGGTGGAGTTCGAGCAGCGCGGGGAGGGCGAGGAGGCCGTAGCGGTCCCCGTCTTCCGCCCGACGACCACAGAGGACGGGGTGCCCGCATGA
- a CDS encoding thiolase C-terminal domain-containing protein — MKPGTVAIRGAAESRIGRVPELTELELRAEAARLALADAGLTLDQVDGVTSASQSPIDVAHYLGISPTWYDGTSVGGCSFLVHVRHAAAAIAAGYCSTVLVLHGESGRSGVGRPPRGMAADSVAGQFEQPYGVTAPFNRFTLPAMRFLKETGTTHEQLAAVAAVQSRWGEGNPRAGRPQRVSVQDVLDSELIAYPFHKLECCLRTDGGGALVVTSTERAEDGPRPPVYLLGSGEAGESPLVSVMADLTSSRAFRESSAAAFAEAGITQEDVDHLMAYDAFAHLPLYMLADLGFVDRADAGAFVAEGHTAPGGRLPMNTNGGGLRYTHTGMYGMFAIQEAVRQLRGEAFRQVPGVETSVVQGVGGMFTAAATLVLANRKP; from the coding sequence ATGAAGCCCGGAACGGTGGCCATCCGCGGCGCGGCGGAGAGCCGGATCGGCAGGGTGCCCGAACTGACCGAGCTGGAACTGCGCGCCGAGGCGGCCCGACTCGCCCTCGCCGACGCCGGTCTGACGCTGGATCAGGTCGACGGGGTGACCAGCGCGTCGCAGTCCCCCATCGACGTCGCCCACTATCTGGGCATCTCCCCCACCTGGTACGACGGGACCAGTGTGGGCGGCTGCTCGTTCCTGGTGCATGTGCGGCACGCGGCCGCGGCGATCGCCGCCGGCTACTGCTCCACGGTGCTGGTGCTGCACGGCGAGTCGGGGCGCTCCGGAGTGGGCCGCCCGCCGCGCGGGATGGCGGCCGACTCGGTGGCCGGGCAGTTCGAGCAGCCGTACGGGGTGACCGCGCCGTTCAACCGGTTCACCCTGCCGGCCATGCGCTTCCTGAAGGAGACCGGCACCACCCACGAGCAGCTGGCCGCGGTGGCCGCCGTGCAGAGCCGGTGGGGGGAGGGAAACCCGCGGGCCGGCCGGCCGCAGCGGGTGAGCGTCCAGGACGTGCTGGACTCGGAGCTGATCGCCTACCCCTTCCACAAGCTGGAGTGCTGCCTCCGCACGGACGGCGGCGGGGCACTGGTGGTGACCTCGACCGAGCGGGCCGAGGACGGGCCCCGGCCGCCGGTGTACCTGCTGGGCTCGGGCGAGGCCGGCGAGTCGCCGCTGGTGTCGGTGATGGCGGACCTCACCTCCTCGCGCGCCTTCCGCGAGTCCAGCGCGGCGGCCTTCGCCGAGGCCGGGATCACCCAGGAGGACGTGGACCATCTGATGGCCTACGACGCCTTCGCCCACCTCCCCCTCTACATGCTGGCCGACCTGGGCTTCGTGGACCGGGCGGACGCCGGCGCCTTCGTCGCCGAGGGCCATACGGCGCCGGGCGGCCGGCTGCCGATGAACACCAACGGCGGCGGCCTCCGCTACACCCACACCGGGATGTACGGGATGTTCGCCATCCAGGAGGCGGTGCGGCAGCTGCGCGGGGAGGCCTTCCGGCAGGTGCCGGGGGTGGAGACCAGCGTGGTGCAGGGCGTCGGCGGGATGTTCACCGCCGCCGCGACGCTGGTGCTGGCGAACCGGAAGCCGTAG
- a CDS encoding cytochrome P450, with protein MHIPEIDVTAMGPTRTPIQRAMELIREHGPVLIRRQGNWRNLLVSDLDLVAELSDEDRFAKHVGPALENVREFAADGLFTAYNDEPNWGRAHDILMPAFAMGSMRAYHPVMLDVARRVIDSWDRAARDGAPVDVPGDMTRMTLDTIGLAGFGYDFGSFDSREPHPFVAAMVRCLEWSMTRLGRRPDASAAESAAYAAADQAFRADADFLAGVVDEVIAARRAAAGTGAARPEREDLLGLMLSAPHPSDGRPLDDANIRNQVITFLIAGHETTSGALSFALYYLAKHPTAARLVEEEADALWGGTADPLPGFEEIGRLPYTRQVLNEALRLWPTAAAFSREAREDTVLGAGRWGEDGRGIPLRAGEGVTVLSPMLHRQPVWGDNPELFDPDRFTPQAEAARPVDAYKPFGTGERACIGRQFALHEATMLLALLAHRYRFLDHADYRLDVKETLTLKPEGFTLRLRPRTERHRAGTAAATAARPENAATGRLRAGTGVLLLHGSNYGTCRELAQQLALDIEELGGETETAALDAYPPERLPADRPVVIVAASYNGRPTDDAAAFVAALEAADGGCRASYAVLGVGDRNWAATYQRIPTLIDARLAELGGIRLTDRAAADASGDLGATVREFGGALRNALLDRYGDPDAVAAPVPAESGRSVRVLPAGPLDALAARHRLAPLRVLEARDLTAPEHPRTKRFLRLALPEGETYRTGDHLAVLPANDPDAVERLAKGLDLDLDAVLDVRDRRLPVDRPLTARALLTRHLELNARLNPGQLELLAAADPCPPERAALAAGSPSGTLAQLAERYPALRGAVGWELLLELLPPLRPRHYSISSAPGDRPGEVDLMVSLLERADGCEGTGSGYLARRVLAGDTVLAGVRPGREAFRIPAEEAAERPVVMVAAGTGLAPFRGVVAERAALAARGARLAPALLFFGCDREDRDFLHAGELRAAEAAGAVAVRPAFSEAGDPVRFVQHRIAAEAEELWPLLAAGARVHVCGDGSRMAPAVRAAFRDLAARHGRPDWLEAALAAGDYQEDVYTG; from the coding sequence ATGCACATCCCGGAGATCGACGTCACCGCAATGGGCCCGACCCGTACGCCCATCCAGCGCGCCATGGAGCTGATCCGCGAGCACGGACCGGTGCTGATCCGCCGTCAGGGGAACTGGCGGAACCTGCTGGTGAGCGACCTCGACCTGGTCGCCGAGCTCTCCGACGAGGACCGCTTCGCCAAGCATGTCGGCCCCGCCCTGGAGAACGTCCGCGAGTTCGCCGCCGACGGGCTCTTCACCGCCTACAACGACGAGCCCAACTGGGGGCGCGCGCACGACATCCTGATGCCCGCCTTCGCCATGGGCTCGATGCGCGCCTACCACCCGGTGATGCTGGACGTCGCCCGCCGGGTGATCGACTCCTGGGACCGGGCCGCGCGGGACGGCGCCCCGGTCGACGTCCCCGGGGACATGACCAGGATGACCCTGGACACCATCGGCCTGGCCGGCTTCGGCTACGACTTCGGCTCCTTCGACAGCCGGGAGCCCCACCCCTTCGTCGCGGCCATGGTGCGCTGCCTGGAGTGGAGCATGACCAGGCTCGGCCGCCGCCCCGACGCCTCCGCCGCCGAGTCGGCCGCCTACGCCGCCGCCGACCAGGCCTTCCGCGCCGACGCGGACTTCCTGGCCGGCGTCGTCGACGAGGTGATCGCCGCCCGCCGGGCCGCTGCCGGCACCGGGGCCGCCCGCCCGGAGCGGGAGGACCTCCTCGGCCTGATGCTCAGCGCCCCCCACCCCTCCGACGGCCGCCCGCTGGACGACGCCAACATCCGCAACCAGGTGATCACCTTCCTGATCGCCGGCCACGAGACCACCTCCGGCGCCCTCTCCTTCGCCCTCTACTACCTGGCCAAGCACCCGACCGCGGCCCGCCTGGTGGAGGAGGAGGCGGACGCCCTGTGGGGCGGCACCGCGGACCCCCTGCCGGGCTTCGAGGAGATCGGCCGGCTGCCCTACACCCGGCAGGTGCTCAACGAGGCCCTGCGGCTCTGGCCCACGGCGGCCGCCTTCAGCCGGGAGGCCCGCGAGGACACCGTGCTCGGCGCCGGCCGCTGGGGGGAGGACGGCCGGGGGATCCCGCTCCGCGCCGGCGAGGGCGTCACCGTCCTCAGCCCGATGCTCCACCGGCAGCCGGTCTGGGGCGACAACCCGGAGCTCTTCGACCCGGACCGGTTCACCCCGCAGGCCGAGGCGGCCCGCCCGGTGGACGCCTACAAGCCGTTCGGCACCGGCGAACGCGCCTGCATCGGCCGGCAGTTCGCCCTCCACGAGGCCACCATGCTGCTCGCCCTGCTGGCCCACCGCTACCGCTTCCTGGACCACGCCGACTACCGGCTGGACGTCAAGGAGACCCTCACCCTCAAGCCCGAGGGCTTCACCCTCCGGCTCAGGCCGCGCACCGAGCGCCACCGTGCCGGGACCGCCGCGGCGACCGCCGCCCGCCCCGAGAACGCCGCCACCGGACGCCTCCGTGCCGGCACCGGCGTCCTGCTGCTGCACGGCAGCAACTACGGCACCTGCCGCGAGCTGGCCCAGCAACTCGCCCTGGACATCGAGGAGCTGGGCGGGGAGACGGAGACCGCCGCACTGGACGCCTACCCGCCGGAGCGGCTGCCCGCCGACCGTCCTGTGGTCATCGTCGCCGCCTCCTACAACGGCCGCCCGACCGACGACGCCGCCGCGTTCGTCGCCGCGCTGGAGGCCGCGGACGGCGGATGCCGGGCCTCCTACGCCGTCCTCGGCGTCGGCGACCGCAACTGGGCCGCCACCTACCAGCGGATCCCCACCCTCATCGACGCCCGGCTCGCCGAACTCGGCGGCATCCGGCTGACCGACCGCGCCGCGGCCGACGCCTCCGGCGATCTGGGCGCCACGGTACGGGAGTTCGGCGGCGCGCTGCGCAACGCCCTGCTCGACCGGTACGGCGACCCGGACGCCGTCGCCGCCCCCGTCCCGGCGGAGAGCGGCCGCAGCGTCCGCGTCCTCCCCGCCGGCCCCCTGGACGCCCTCGCGGCCCGGCACCGGCTGGCCCCCTTGCGGGTCCTGGAGGCGCGCGACCTCACCGCCCCCGAGCATCCGCGCACCAAGCGCTTCCTGCGGCTGGCCCTCCCCGAGGGGGAGACCTACCGGACCGGCGACCACCTCGCCGTCCTCCCGGCCAACGACCCGGACGCGGTGGAGCGGCTGGCCAAGGGGCTCGACCTGGACCTGGACGCGGTGCTCGACGTCCGCGACCGCCGGCTGCCGGTGGACCGGCCGCTGACCGCCCGCGCGCTCCTCACCCGCCACCTGGAGCTCAACGCGCGGCTGAATCCCGGGCAGTTGGAGCTGCTCGCCGCCGCCGACCCCTGCCCGCCGGAGCGGGCCGCGCTGGCCGCGGGCTCCCCCTCCGGCACCCTCGCCCAGCTCGCCGAGCGGTACCCGGCCCTCCGCGGGGCCGTCGGCTGGGAGCTGCTGCTGGAGCTCCTCCCGCCGCTGCGCCCCCGCCACTACTCGATCTCCTCCGCCCCGGGCGACCGGCCCGGCGAGGTCGACCTGATGGTCTCGCTGCTGGAGCGCGCGGACGGCTGCGAGGGCACCGGCTCCGGCTACCTGGCCCGCCGGGTCCTGGCCGGCGACACCGTCCTGGCCGGGGTTCGGCCCGGCCGCGAGGCCTTCCGGATCCCCGCCGAGGAGGCGGCGGAGCGGCCGGTGGTGATGGTGGCGGCCGGCACCGGGCTGGCGCCGTTCCGCGGGGTGGTCGCCGAGCGGGCCGCCCTGGCCGCCCGGGGCGCCCGGCTGGCCCCTGCCCTCCTCTTCTTCGGCTGCGACCGCGAGGACCGGGACTTCCTCCACGCCGGGGAGCTGCGCGCGGCCGAGGCGGCCGGGGCGGTCGCGGTCCGCCCGGCCTTCAGCGAGGCCGGCGACCCGGTCCGGTTCGTCCAGCACCGCATCGCCGCCGAGGCCGAGGAGCTCTGGCCGCTGCTCGCGGCCGGCGCCCGGGTGCACGTCTGCGGCGACGGCTCCCGGATGGCCCCCGCGGTCCGCGCGGCCTTCCGCGACCTGGCCGCCCGGCACGGCCGGCCGGACTGGCTGGAGGCGGCCCTCGCCGCCGGCGACTACCAGGAGGACGTCTACACCGGCTGA